One region of Persicobacter psychrovividus genomic DNA includes:
- a CDS encoding creatininase family protein, translating into MKEWINLTSDEINELDRNIPVLVPVGLVEAHGPHLPVSVDIDSATYFSRAVAKNTGAIIVPTLPYGFSDEMREYPGSLGLSVEVFSQVIVDLAKNLCQQGFKKVIFITGHGANKAPCELAFYKVWEQYPDFKGVCWNWWSDCGISGIHHADKGETEVAVACGTAVYMDRVKDFKVEKPWYKIRSRYELDPASGGINGKPSEADFANGEKVRDQAVEVLTQKVKAAFGSI; encoded by the coding sequence ATGAAAGAGTGGATTAACTTAACATCAGACGAGATCAATGAGCTTGATCGTAATATTCCTGTGCTTGTTCCTGTTGGATTGGTGGAAGCACATGGGCCACACCTTCCCGTAAGTGTCGATATCGATTCCGCTACTTATTTCAGTAGAGCGGTGGCAAAAAATACAGGGGCGATTATCGTTCCGACTTTACCCTATGGTTTTTCCGATGAAATGCGCGAGTACCCTGGCAGTCTTGGGCTGTCCGTAGAGGTGTTTTCGCAGGTAATCGTCGATCTTGCCAAAAATCTTTGTCAGCAAGGATTCAAAAAAGTCATTTTTATTACCGGTCATGGTGCCAATAAAGCACCATGTGAATTGGCTTTCTATAAGGTTTGGGAACAATACCCTGACTTCAAAGGCGTTTGCTGGAACTGGTGGTCGGACTGTGGCATCAGCGGTATCCACCATGCCGATAAAGGCGAAACGGAAGTGGCGGTAGCTTGCGGAACAGCAGTGTATATGGATCGGGTAAAGGATTTCAAGGTAGAGAAACCGTGGTACAAAATCCGTTCACGTTACGAACTCGATCCTGCCTCAGGTGGTATCAATGGCAAGCCAAGTGAAGCTGATTTCGCCAATGGTGAGAAAGTTCGTGATCAGGCTGTGGAAGTGCTGACGCAGAAAGTGAAGGCCGCATTCGGAAGTATTTAA
- a CDS encoding SDR family oxidoreductase, which yields MKNKIFIITGASGIAAETMKLAVQQGAKVFFCGRNEARCQELKELLLELGGEADYLVGDLTDPELAVRLVKACKEKHGRIDGLYNVAGISGRRFGDGPIHECTEEGWATTMSNNVTTQYRLCREVVNVMLAQEVDENGLRGTILNMSSILGMSPEPKFFSTIAYAAAKGAIISMSQSMASKYAADKIRVNAICPGLALTRMSARASENEEIVNFMAEKQPLVGGVMDAVDVAKTSVFLLSQESKVITGEVLKVDGGWSVS from the coding sequence ATGAAAAATAAAATATTCATTATTACAGGTGCTTCGGGAATAGCTGCCGAAACGATGAAGCTCGCTGTACAGCAGGGAGCGAAAGTTTTTTTCTGCGGAAGAAATGAAGCACGATGCCAGGAACTGAAGGAACTCCTTTTGGAGTTGGGCGGCGAGGCCGACTATTTGGTGGGTGACCTTACCGATCCGGAATTGGCAGTGCGTTTGGTGAAAGCCTGCAAAGAAAAGCACGGTCGTATTGACGGGCTGTACAATGTGGCAGGGATCAGTGGTCGCCGTTTTGGTGATGGTCCTATACATGAATGTACCGAAGAAGGATGGGCGACAACCATGTCCAATAATGTGACCACTCAATACCGTTTGTGCCGAGAGGTAGTGAACGTGATGTTGGCGCAAGAGGTGGATGAAAATGGCCTCAGAGGAACGATCCTAAACATGTCCAGTATTTTGGGCATGTCGCCAGAGCCGAAATTCTTCTCTACCATTGCCTATGCTGCGGCCAAAGGAGCGATCATCAGCATGAGTCAGTCGATGGCCTCAAAATATGCCGCAGACAAAATTCGTGTGAATGCAATCTGTCCGGGCTTGGCGTTGACACGCATGAGTGCGAGAGCTTCTGAAAACGAGGAGATTGTAAACTTCATGGCCGAAAAACAACCATTAGTTGGCGGCGTGATGGATGCCGTAGATGTGGCAAAAACCTCCGTATTTTTATTGAGCCAAGAGAGTAAAGTGATCACTGGCGAAGTCCTGAAAGTGGACGGAGGTTGGAGTGTGAGCTAA
- a CDS encoding FAD-dependent oxidoreductase: protein MHNYHKSLPLIDCFDVIVVGSGSAGSPAAISASRAGAKTLIIERLPFIGGTSTAVLDTFYGYYTPGSQSIKVVGGIADDVVKGLGEYNASFERPNTFGAGTGVTYHPEYLKVVWEKLLMQAGCSILLNAHVTDVVKKGDKIIGLVVATKDGLKYYEAKQIIDASGDADICHQAEAPYELAGAVDPAQTLTTTFKMVNVDCEKRKTIAKKEINALMEEAAASGKYNLPRKEGSDHITPVSHMTATIMTRLTSFRKEGDVTINAADPEFLSHAEIEGRLQAIEYIRFLRDYVPGYEKAELSTYGMQIGVRETRRIHGQYRLTSEDVLSAKKFDDQIGLCGAPMEDHHDGEGVRWQYLPDGKTVGIPFRTLVPQKIENLLVAGRCFSASHVAHSSVRSMAQCMVMGEAVGNAAVLALKTDTQPGNINVADLQDTLEKNGGILR from the coding sequence ATGCATAATTATCATAAATCATTACCCTTGATCGATTGCTTCGATGTGATCGTTGTAGGTTCAGGATCTGCGGGTTCGCCAGCAGCAATTTCTGCCAGCAGAGCAGGAGCAAAAACATTGATCATCGAGCGTTTGCCATTTATCGGTGGAACATCTACGGCTGTGCTCGATACTTTTTATGGATATTACACCCCAGGAAGCCAGTCGATTAAAGTGGTTGGTGGTATTGCTGACGATGTAGTCAAAGGTTTGGGAGAATACAATGCGAGCTTTGAGCGCCCGAATACTTTTGGTGCTGGAACGGGCGTTACTTACCACCCAGAGTACTTGAAAGTGGTTTGGGAGAAATTATTGATGCAGGCGGGCTGTTCCATTTTGTTGAATGCACACGTTACCGATGTAGTTAAAAAAGGTGATAAAATCATTGGTTTGGTTGTGGCAACCAAGGATGGTTTAAAATATTATGAAGCCAAGCAAATCATCGATGCTTCAGGTGATGCAGATATCTGTCACCAGGCTGAAGCGCCTTATGAATTGGCCGGTGCAGTGGATCCAGCGCAAACATTGACCACCACTTTCAAGATGGTGAATGTGGATTGTGAGAAGCGTAAAACGATTGCCAAAAAGGAAATCAACGCTTTGATGGAAGAAGCCGCAGCATCAGGAAAATACAATTTGCCTCGTAAAGAGGGGAGTGATCATATCACGCCAGTGAGTCATATGACCGCAACGATCATGACGCGTTTGACTTCTTTCAGAAAAGAAGGAGACGTAACCATCAATGCAGCGGATCCGGAATTCTTGAGCCATGCCGAGATCGAAGGACGTTTGCAGGCGATTGAGTACATTCGTTTCTTGCGTGATTATGTTCCAGGATACGAGAAAGCCGAATTGTCAACTTACGGTATGCAGATTGGTGTACGGGAGACCCGTCGTATTCACGGGCAGTATCGCCTGACTTCGGAAGATGTTTTGTCAGCAAAAAAATTCGACGACCAGATTGGTTTGTGTGGGGCACCTATGGAAGACCACCACGATGGTGAAGGCGTAAGATGGCAGTACTTGCCTGACGGCAAAACGGTAGGTATCCCTTTCCGTACCTTGGTTCCTCAGAAAATTGAAAACCTATTGGTGGCAGGTCGTTGTTTCTCGGCATCGCATGTAGCGCATAGTAGCGTGCGTTCGATGGCGCAGTGTATGGTGATGGGTGAGGCTGTTGGTAATGCGGCGGTTTTGGCATTGAAAACAGATACACAGCCGGGCAATATCAACGTTGCTGATCTTCAGGATACTTTGGAGAAAAACGGCGGTATATTGCGTTAA
- the eda gene encoding bifunctional 4-hydroxy-2-oxoglutarate aldolase/2-dehydro-3-deoxy-phosphogluconate aldolase: MEIFDKIKVLPAVTIPKKEQAVATAKAILAGGLALMEIPFRTEEAAECIALIRKEVPQMHIGAGTILTKEQLHQAKAAGASFALAPGFNPEVVKEAKAIGLPFIPGVMSPSEVELALELGCKVQKLFPATQAGGIGMLKALAGPYGHTGVQFIPMGGVSLKNMNDYLGAPNVVAVGGSWLATKPLIATGDFDQITFNVREANEQSIAAVTA, encoded by the coding sequence ATGGAAATTTTTGATAAAATAAAAGTCCTCCCTGCGGTAACCATCCCCAAAAAAGAGCAGGCAGTAGCGACCGCAAAAGCCATTCTTGCAGGTGGGTTAGCACTGATGGAAATCCCCTTCAGAACCGAGGAGGCCGCTGAATGTATCGCCCTGATTCGAAAGGAAGTGCCACAGATGCACATTGGTGCGGGAACAATCCTGACCAAAGAACAGCTGCATCAGGCCAAGGCCGCAGGTGCATCTTTTGCATTGGCACCGGGTTTCAATCCTGAAGTGGTTAAAGAAGCAAAAGCGATCGGCTTACCTTTTATTCCTGGCGTAATGAGTCCCTCGGAAGTGGAGCTTGCCCTGGAGCTGGGCTGTAAGGTGCAGAAATTGTTCCCTGCAACGCAAGCAGGTGGCATCGGGATGCTGAAAGCTCTTGCGGGTCCTTACGGACACACTGGGGTGCAATTTATTCCTATGGGTGGGGTGAGCCTGAAAAACATGAACGACTACCTCGGGGCACCAAATGTGGTGGCTGTGGGCGGTTCGTGGTTAGCGACAAAACCGTTAATTGCAACAGGTGATTTCGACCAAATCACCTTCAATGTCCGTGAGGCGAATGAACAGTCGATCGCAGCAGTAACCGCTTAA
- a CDS encoding ROK family protein has protein sequence MEDYAIGYDVGGTRLKVGIVDAHGMLKETFAVPSRANEGAQQLFDTIVEFTEKQIAEKGRPTGIGLSLSGGVDPEKGVVLLPGKFKNLEGFPIVPMLREKFNIPVICNNDGRLAMYAAKHGGYAEDVDWAVVLTIGTGIGSGVMINGNIDEDPHFQFGTQIGHMVMQQSSQSLCLTGNYGTCETLCSATALALMARETIQRGVPSILEDQYFSDPHSIDFKAVVDAVRAGDQLCIDVFEQWIENVAVMLINTVHAYEPQRIILSGGATLAADLFIDKLRTKVSERIFRFPSGTIDIVVAKHQEYAGVVGAVAYLQAYLQKQAAAV, from the coding sequence ATGGAAGATTACGCTATTGGCTATGATGTAGGGGGAACAAGGCTGAAAGTGGGGATCGTTGATGCCCACGGAATGCTAAAGGAGACCTTCGCTGTTCCGAGCCGTGCAAATGAGGGCGCACAGCAACTTTTTGATACCATTGTAGAATTCACCGAAAAGCAAATTGCAGAGAAAGGCCGACCGACAGGTATTGGATTGAGCCTTAGCGGTGGGGTGGATCCCGAAAAAGGGGTGGTGCTCCTTCCGGGCAAATTCAAGAACCTTGAAGGTTTCCCCATCGTGCCCATGCTTCGCGAGAAGTTCAACATTCCGGTGATTTGTAATAATGACGGCAGATTGGCAATGTATGCGGCCAAACATGGGGGATATGCGGAAGATGTTGATTGGGCGGTGGTGCTGACCATCGGGACAGGCATTGGCTCGGGGGTCATGATCAACGGCAACATTGATGAAGATCCACACTTTCAGTTTGGTACCCAGATTGGGCATATGGTGATGCAGCAATCCTCTCAGTCGTTATGCCTGACAGGAAATTATGGGACCTGTGAAACCCTTTGCTCTGCAACCGCCCTCGCCCTGATGGCAAGAGAGACGATTCAGCGCGGAGTGCCTTCTATCCTGGAAGATCAATATTTTTCTGACCCACATAGCATCGATTTTAAAGCGGTAGTAGATGCCGTTCGTGCGGGGGATCAGTTGTGTATTGATGTTTTCGAGCAATGGATAGAAAATGTGGCCGTTATGCTGATCAATACGGTACATGCCTACGAACCGCAACGCATTATTCTGAGCGGTGGGGCAACCCTCGCAGCTGATCTTTTTATTGATAAGCTGCGCACAAAGGTTAGTGAACGGATTTTCCGTTTTCCCTCTGGCACCATCGATATTGTGGTGGCTAAACATCAGGAATATGCAGGTGTAGTGGGGGCTGTAGCCTACCTGCAGGCGTATTTGCAAAAACAGGCGGCGGCGGTTTAA
- a CDS encoding AGE family epimerase/isomerase, which produces MKKHLLIFLWLIVAVPAWSQSVNSQFLKFPEQNIDFVKGVADFHISLEDPSGGYFTFADLDGVPLPDQSGGWEGYEYKSLCAISRSAYAFARAFQLTGDIVYLQHARRALNFLYEKGWDRQHDGWYFTYDETNQTAFGAPWAKDEKWIFQQEYATVGIMAMMEALGGTPYLSDGQSIEADWMNLALDNLDDHWWDDRADYLGFYEKATSRNSAQNGKGFTGTIDGINTHAALLANISQEPQDVMRFRDLSDISRDRLAGALDLAEVKAGFPEVFSNNWEIDQSKDHSGVGHVLKTAWCLGRAAVFFKDPSYQKAAEKLLDHVWESNQPTHEDLYDHTYGAPFSDVNWKTGKRKDQTKNHWVLEQGLTGGLMNYYSTTDETKRLIYLQIADESMDFFEKNMLTSHGVSYANVTQDGALPVGDLLADAFKAGFHDAELGYMTYLYAHTYLHARAFDLYYHFNGKTTKQVRLAPLIVKDEGLSIESVSYNGADYTAFNSKDMTVDLNENIDGIFKVTFKPNERPLDPQQPLASAVKESYQVFPSVFESELNIQGRGIVSAVLLDAAGRTIQRFPLMPDLEHQQLEVQPCTSGLYLLKLIDEQQQQSVHRLIKH; this is translated from the coding sequence ATGAAGAAACACCTACTCATTTTTTTATGGCTCATTGTAGCTGTACCTGCTTGGTCACAAAGCGTGAACTCGCAATTTTTAAAATTCCCCGAGCAAAATATCGACTTTGTAAAAGGTGTTGCAGACTTTCATATTTCATTGGAAGACCCTTCAGGGGGCTATTTCACATTCGCTGATTTAGATGGAGTGCCGCTTCCTGATCAAAGTGGTGGATGGGAAGGCTACGAATATAAAAGTTTGTGTGCAATCAGCAGGTCCGCCTATGCATTTGCCCGTGCTTTTCAGCTTACCGGAGATATCGTCTATCTACAACATGCCCGTCGTGCGCTCAACTTTCTTTATGAAAAAGGGTGGGATCGTCAGCATGATGGTTGGTATTTTACTTATGATGAGACCAACCAAACTGCTTTTGGGGCACCTTGGGCAAAAGACGAAAAATGGATCTTTCAGCAGGAATATGCTACGGTAGGAATTATGGCGATGATGGAAGCGCTCGGAGGTACACCTTATCTGTCGGATGGTCAGTCCATTGAGGCAGATTGGATGAACCTGGCCCTGGATAATCTTGATGACCATTGGTGGGACGATAGGGCGGATTATTTGGGATTTTATGAAAAAGCGACTTCTCGAAATAGCGCTCAGAATGGCAAAGGCTTCACCGGCACAATTGATGGTATCAATACCCACGCAGCGTTGTTGGCGAATATCAGTCAAGAACCACAGGATGTGATGCGTTTTCGTGATCTTTCAGATATTTCAAGGGACCGTCTGGCTGGGGCACTTGATTTGGCGGAGGTGAAAGCAGGTTTTCCGGAAGTTTTTAGTAATAACTGGGAAATCGATCAATCCAAGGACCATTCAGGTGTAGGACATGTATTGAAAACGGCCTGGTGTTTGGGGCGTGCTGCAGTGTTTTTTAAAGATCCATCCTACCAGAAAGCAGCGGAAAAATTATTGGATCATGTGTGGGAAAGTAATCAACCAACGCATGAGGATTTATATGACCATACCTATGGTGCTCCATTTTCTGACGTTAATTGGAAAACGGGCAAACGGAAAGATCAAACGAAAAATCATTGGGTGCTTGAGCAAGGGCTAACCGGTGGCTTAATGAACTACTACAGCACCACCGATGAAACCAAGCGATTAATTTATCTGCAAATTGCAGATGAGTCGATGGATTTCTTTGAAAAAAATATGCTCACCAGTCATGGGGTCTCTTATGCCAATGTGACTCAGGACGGTGCTCTTCCTGTTGGTGATTTACTCGCAGATGCTTTTAAAGCAGGCTTTCATGATGCCGAATTGGGTTATATGACTTACCTGTATGCGCATACTTATCTGCATGCCCGAGCCTTCGATCTATATTACCATTTTAATGGAAAAACCACGAAACAGGTAAGGTTAGCTCCGCTGATTGTTAAAGACGAGGGGTTGAGTATTGAGTCGGTCAGTTATAACGGAGCGGACTACACTGCTTTTAACAGTAAAGACATGACGGTGGATTTGAACGAAAATATTGATGGGATTTTTAAGGTTACTTTCAAACCCAATGAGCGTCCTCTCGATCCACAGCAACCGCTGGCCTCCGCCGTTAAGGAAAGTTATCAGGTTTTTCCTTCTGTTTTCGAAAGTGAGCTTAATATTCAAGGGCGGGGGATTGTTTCTGCTGTACTTCTTGATGCTGCCGGGAGAACCATACAGCGATTCCCGCTGATGCCTGACTTGGAGCACCAACAGCTTGAGGTGCAGCCGTGTACTTCTGGACTTTATTTGCTTAAATTAATCGATGAACAACAGCAACAATCTGTCCATCGATTAATCAAGCATTAA
- a CDS encoding carbonic anhydrase: protein MKANSKITRHYFRFLLITLLLLAAGLESYGQQAEKVTELLHLEDNQYFADRDSAYVDPYYGLKKLIYGNKRFAENKSIRPRQTDADLKNNELGQKPFATIIGCADSRVPNEIIFDQGVGDLFITRTAGQVMAEASYGTIEYATEFLNTRLIVVLGHESCGAVQAAMKLPENPPGHIVTLINAIKPASLVAKSHGESEEEAIDIAIRTNVLEQVQLLRGLEPVLSRRFAEGKVLIVGAVYNLKTGVVQFIPETIESLPKFKQGEKAEAKKTEK from the coding sequence ATGAAGGCAAATTCGAAGATTACCAGACATTATTTCCGTTTTCTCCTGATTACATTGCTCCTACTGGCAGCAGGTTTGGAAAGTTATGGTCAACAAGCGGAAAAGGTGACCGAACTTCTTCACCTTGAGGACAACCAGTACTTCGCCGACCGTGATAGCGCCTATGTGGACCCATATTATGGCTTGAAAAAATTAATTTACGGTAATAAACGGTTTGCTGAAAATAAAAGCATTAGACCACGACAAACCGATGCCGATCTCAAAAATAATGAACTGGGACAAAAGCCATTTGCGACCATTATCGGTTGTGCCGACAGTAGGGTGCCCAATGAAATTATTTTTGATCAGGGGGTCGGAGATTTATTTATTACAAGAACGGCAGGGCAGGTGATGGCCGAGGCCTCTTATGGAACCATTGAGTATGCCACCGAATTTTTAAACACCCGACTGATTGTGGTGTTGGGCCATGAATCTTGTGGAGCAGTGCAGGCCGCCATGAAACTTCCTGAAAATCCTCCTGGGCATATTGTTACCCTGATTAATGCTATTAAGCCCGCTTCTTTGGTGGCAAAGTCGCATGGGGAAAGTGAGGAGGAAGCTATTGATATTGCCATTCGAACCAATGTATTGGAGCAAGTTCAGTTGCTCCGTGGACTCGAACCTGTTTTAAGTCGACGTTTTGCCGAAGGTAAAGTCCTGATTGTTGGGGCAGTTTATAATCTAAAAACAGGCGTGGTTCAGTTTATTCCTGAGACAATAGAAAGCCTACCCAAATTTAAGCAAGGAGAAAAAGCCGAAGCCAAAAAAACTGAAAAATAG